The Aquicella siphonis DNA segment GAAATAAAGTTTCAAACCATCATTAGCATTGAACCACTGATTTTGGCTGCCGTTCAACTGCGGCGAAATTTGCTGGCCTTTGTATTTTTCATCCAGTTGAAAATAGCCTTGCGGATCTGTCGTGGCGGAAATATAGCCGCTGTCCTTGCCGCGGACTTGCAGCTGCAGTTTATAATTACGCATGGGTTGCTTGGTGTTTGAATCGAGTAATTGAATCTTCATGACAGGGTTCTCCTTCGTTCTTTTATGTCGGTAATCCATTTAATTAATGTGTGCATTTTTAATTATAATGAAGAATGAGAAAGAGATTATTAAGAACGCAGAATTTGTCTATGTATTAACCTTTTACTTCAAGTTTGTAAAAATTAATCTCATTAACGCCTGAGCAAGAGAGGCATCGACAACACCAGGCGCGTCTCTTGCTCTTGTCTGTAATGATAACTTGTTCAATTTTCAGTCTGGCTTGGGCACCCGTATCCATGTCTGGGTACGGCCAAAGAGGGATATTCCGATATACCCTCTTACATTGAGCTTCTGACCGTTACTGATCAAGGTAATGTAGCAATTGTAAATTTTGCCGTTAAGAGGGTCCAGAATAGTTCCGCCGCTCCATTCTGCCGGGCTGTTAGGGTTCTGGCGCAATCCTTCCATAATCACCATGCCCACGATACGCTGATTGTGTCTGTAACCCTTGCAAGCGGTGCATAACTCATTTTGATCATAGCCCGGACGGGGATAAATCTTGACAATTTGTCCATATAACGCGCCGCCAGATTGATAGATTTTCAGTATTGATTTGGGCTTGCCTGTGACATCATCAATCGTCTTCCAGTAACCCAGCGGGGAATTGAAGCTGGCAGCCGGACACACTGCGGCAAACATGAAAAGTGACAGACTTATCAAGGCATAAAACAGGGCTTTTTTCATTTGATCGTTTCCTTACGTTTGTCAAGCAGTGTAAATATCTTGTTTTTGATTTCGTCCACTGAACCAGTGCCGTCTATTTTGACATACTGCGGGTGGCGCGTTCCGCCACGCTCGACCGGATGCGCGTAGTACTCACGCAGAGGATGAGTCTGGGTCTGGTAAACAGTCAGGCGTTTGCGTACGGTTTCTTCACTATCATCCGGCCTCTGTATCAAGACTTCCCCGGTAATATCATCCTGACCAGCCGTACGCGGTGGATTGTAATGGATGTGATATATCCGCCCCGAGCCTGGATGAATCCGTCTGCCGCTCAAGCGCTTGACCACTTCCTCTTCAGGCACATCAATGTCGATTACATAATCCAGCGGCGTGAGGCGTTGCAAAGCCTCTGCCTGCGCAACAGTGCGCGGAAACCCATCCAGCAAAAACCCGTTTTTGCAATCGGGCTGCCTGATTCGGTCTTCCACCAGATCGATGACGATATCATCGGGAACCAGGCGACCGCTTTCAACAATGGTTTTTACCCGCTTACCCAATTCCGTCGCCTGCTGAATAGCATTGCGCAGAATATCGCCAGTCGAAATGGGTGGTATGTGGTATCGCTCGCCTATCAACTTGGCTTGCGTACCCTTGCCTGCGCCCGGGCAGCCGAGCAGTATTAATCGCATTGATCCAACCCCCATTTTTGAAAAAGCTCGGGGTATTTTAGTGTGCCGGGAGATTGAACACAATGTTTCTCGCCCATAGAGTACAGAATATGATGGCTATTTTTTGACTGGAACGCCTCGGGTGTAACCCAGCAGACACGATAAGGCCCGCTGACTGCCTAATTCATTCCATTGGTCATAGGCTTCCAGAGGCATCAAATCCGGTGTCTCACGAATCGATTGAAGCACATCCATCAGCGTGACAAATTGCAAGGCCAGTGACCAATAGATATCATTGGCTGTATTGGAGATAGTCGCATAAGCAGAACGGCCAAGATCAACGAAGTAATTGATTTTGACATGTTTCTTTTGCGCTTGGCGGGGGAAAAGCCCGGCATACAGCAGACATTGATCGCCCACATTCTGCAAGCAGGCGTTGCGCTGCCGTTCGCGCTGCTGCATGGCTTCCAAAAATGTTTTTGCAAAAATCTGCTGGGCCACTTCAGGCCTGTCTGTATAGCGAATCAGCAGAGAGATCAGGTAGGTTTCGAGTTCCTGGGTCAACGAAATGGAGCAGCGTATTTCGGCATTTTTGATTGTTTCATGCCATAAAACCAGTGTAGTCTCGCTTGTCAGCAGGGGCATAATCACACCTCCTCATTTAATTTTAGTATAAGATAGTGACATTAAGAAAGACTGAGGCGGGACGGATGGAATAAGTTCATATAAAATAGGCTCTTATGGCGGATATGCGAAAAACCATTTTTATCTCTGATCTGCACCTGGATGAAACCCATCCGGAAGCGGCGGAAAAATTCATACAGATGACACGAGATCTCGGCTCCGATACCGATGCTGTTTATATTCTCGGAGATCTGTTTGAAGTATGGATTGGCGACGATGAAAACACCCTCTTTCAACAGCAGATAAAACAGGCGTTAAAATCGCTCGTTCACAAGGGTGTGCCCGTGTATTTTATGCATGGAAACCGTGATTTTCTTGTCGGCGGACGTTTTCTGGATGAAACAGGATGCCGGCTGCTGCCCGATGAAACCCGAATCAAAGTCTATCAAACCGACGCCTTGATCATGCATGGCGACACCCTTTGCACTAAAGACATAGACTATCTCAAGGCGCGAAAAGTCATGCGCAATTTATTTCTGCAAAAAATATTCCTCCTTCTCCCGCTTGTCATTCGTAAAAAAATTGCCGCTGCCATGCGGGCCAAAAGCAGACAGCACACAGCCAGCGCATCCAGCGAAGTAATGGATGTCACGCCTGATGCAGTGACTGAGATTTTCAGGAAACACAAGGTATCCTGTCTTGTGCACGGCCATACACATCGGCCTGACATTCATGTGCTTGAGTTTGAACGCGCCCGGGTATTTCGCATTGTACTAGGCGCCTGGCATGAGCGCGGCAACATGCTGGTATGGGACGCGGCGGGAAACAGACAATTAGTTGATTTTTAGATTAATACCTCACTTCACACCGCGGCTTTTATACCAAAAAACCGGCCGCGCGCATTATTTCCATCTATACTTTGAGTATTCAATCAGCAAGAACCACATTCGATATGATAACCAAGAAAGATGTACCGCAATGTTTTCAATTGCTTGAAAGGTTAAATAAAATCGGGGTGGCGTTATCTACGGAAAAAAGCCATACGAAACTCCTGGAAATGATTTTATCAGAAGCCATGCACTTGACAAATGCGGATGGCGGCACCTTGTATCTGGTATACAAAAAAAACAGACTGAGCTTTGCCATCTTCGCCAATGAATCATTACGGATCAAGCCTCAAAGCATGATTGATATCGGGCTGCCGGTCACTTCCATCCCGTTATTCATCCATGGCAAACCCAATTTGAAAAATGTCGCCAGCTATTGCTACCATCAAAACAAGACTGTCTTTATTCAAGACGCTTACCAGGATAAGGAACTTGTTTTCTCCGGCATGAAAAAAGTGGACAAGAAGCTGGGATATCAATCCCGCTCATTTCTGAATGTCCCGCTACGAGATCATGAAGGAAATACTATCGGAATCCTGCAACTCATCAATGCCAGGGATACGGCGACGGGAACGATCATTTCCTTTCGTAAAGAGATGGGTTTGGCTGTCGAATCCCTGGCATCACAGGCAGCCATTACACTGACAAAACAGGAGTTGATACAGTCACAAAAAAAATATTCGATTCCATGCTGCAGATGATCGCGAAGTCCATTGATGCAAAGAGTAAATACACCAGTAATCATTGCATGCGCGTCCCGATTTTAACCATCATGATCGCCAATGCAATAAATCGGTCATCTAAAGGCACACCTGGTCTGACACCGTTTACCAAAGATCAATTTGATGAGTTGGTCATCGCAGCCTGGCTGCATGATTGTGGCAAATTGATTGTACCTGAGCATGTAATGGATAAATCCACCAAGCTTGAAACAGTGTGCGACCGTCTGGAAGTCATTAATGAGCGATTTGAAGTCATCCGGCGTGATATCAAAATTCATTATCTGGAACAATTGCAGCGTGTCAAAGGAAATGACCACGCCAAACTTGAAAAAAAATATGTTCAGGATATTGCAGACCTGGACCAGGCAAAAGAATTCATACGAGAGGTAAACCGGGGAGGAGAGTTTTTGCCAGACGATGACAAGCAGCGCATACGCCAGATTGCCAGCAAATACAGTTACCATGATGGAAATAAAATGAAGCCGCTTTTAACAGAAGATGAAGTCATCAGTCTCAGTGTTTCAAGAGGAACATTAAATGATGAGGAAAGAGAAATTATCCAGAGCCATGTCAAACATACGAAAACCATGCTTGAATCGCTGACTTATCCCGCGAACTTGCAAAATGTACCCGAGATAGCCGGCAGCCATCATGAGCGAATGGATGGCAAAGGGTACCCATCAGGCAAAACAAGGAGCGACCTCACCTTGCAGGCACGGGTTCTCATGATTGCAGATATTTTTGAAGCCCTGACATGCGCCGACAGACCTTACAAGAAAGCTAAAAAACTAAAGGAAGTGTTGGCCATCATGGAAGACATGAAAAACAACGGCCACATCGATCCGGATATTTACGACCTCTTTATCAGGGAAAAAATCTATCTGAATTATGCCCGGCAATATCTGGATCCTGGACAGATAGACACCGGAGAGTAATAACTGCGGATACGTTGCTGGTCTTGATGTGCGTCCAAATCCAGGGCACGCCCGCTACGTTTTCAACATGCCGCGCTCAACCGCATCCGCAATCAGCGTTTCAACCATTTCCCATAAGGGTTGAGACGCATCGGCAATAAAACGCTGTTTGTCCTTGACCTGCGCCGAGGATACACCATAACGCGCCCAGGTCCCGCCCTGATTAAAATAATTCAAAAACAAGGGCTGGATTCGATCCAGGCTGGCTGCAAATTTTGCATCCGGAGTGTTTTTCTCTTCAAATTCGCGCCACAGATTCCATAATTCATCACGCAAGTCATCCGGCAGCAGGCCAAAAATCCGCTGCGCCGCCAGATTTTCACGCATGTTTTGGTTCGCTGCATGCGGAGATTCTTCATAGATGAAGGTATCGCCGGCATCAATCTCTACGATATCGTGTATTAACAGCATGCGAATCACTCGGGCGATGTTGACGTCAGGCCCGGCTAATTCGGCAAACACTATCGCGAGCATGCATAGATGCCAGGAATGCTCAGCGTCGTTTTCAGTCCGGGACTGGTCAAGCAGCATGGAACGACGCATGACATGTTTCAACTTGTCCAGTTCAAGAATGAATTGGATCTGTTGCTGCATGCGTGCAGAAAAGCTGGTAAGCGGAGGCTGGAGAAGTAATTCCTGAGTCATGTAGATTACCGTCGGTCTTTTATGGTCAGACAAGAGAGAGAACTTCTGTCCTTCAGATAGTCAATCACCTTGTATGGTCACCGTTATCTTGCGTTTATGGCTGCGCAGCCTGTGTTCCCACAGGTAAATTCCCTGCCAGGTACCCAGCGCCAGCTTGTTATCTGAAACAGGTATGATCAGGGAACTCTGCGTCAATACAGTTCTGACATGCGACGGCATATCATCAGGGCCTTCAGCTATATGCTCATAGAGCGTATCGCCGTCCGGAGCCAACCTCAGCATAAAAGCTTCCAGATCGCTCTGCACGAGAGGGTCGTGATTCTCGCACAGAGTCAGCGATGCGCTCGTATGATGAAGAAACAGGTGACACAATCCTGTCGACACGTTCGCATGATTCACATATTTTGCAACTTCATCCGTAATGTTAATCAATCCTCGTCCTGGCGTTGTTAGTTCGAATTTATATTGTTTATGCATAGTTTCATATTTACAGGGTTAATGGTTTATAACTGATGACGATACCTTGAATGTGCATTTCACTTTGCAGTCGGTCAGCCAGATCGCGGGCCGTGGTACGTTTGTTCTCGGGGCCGACAAAAACACGCGTGCTTTCACCCATGGCTGTGGATATCTGCTGGATAAAAGCCCGGTATCCATTTGCGCGCAACTGGTTCACAACACGCAGTGCGTTCGCCTTGTTCTTGAAACTGCCAATCTGGATGACCCACACAGCGCTTTTCAGTTTGATCAGGCCGTCATCGTCTATGGGTGTCTTGACCGCTGATTTTAACACGTTGTTGACAGGCAGTTTAATCGCGGACAGATTTTGCGATTTAGAGCTGTGGCTGTTTTTGCCGAGGCGCGCGTTTTTTTTCAGTAATACCGCGGCCTTTTCACCTTCTATGATGCGGTAATTGCTGGTTTTCACCGGATCAGGATTGGTTGTCGCCATCTCTGCGGTGACTTTTGATTTATTCGCCATCATTTCCGATTTGATGATATCACTGTGAGATAATTGGATCTTCATACTGTCAGACCCCGGATCAGCTTCAGGCGCCTGAATGGGAGTGCCGGATGCGGTATTTTGTGCTTCAACGGCCTTGCCGCTGTTATCATCCTGGAACGGCGCAGGCAAGGTTTGTGACCCCGGTGCGGCAGCGTTGATCACGCTGGGATGGGTAGCAGTAATGACATCTTCCGGTGTCTGATTGACATGGTTTTCAACCGGCTGGGGTGCCGCCGTAGCTTGTTCGGCAACAGCTGGCTGGACGGGCACAGCCGCCTCGGGTGCGGCAGCCGCCGCCGTGACCTGAATAGATTGATCAGGAAAAGGAGGTGTTTTAACGAGTGCAGCCTCTGTAGATAATTCCTTACCACCCTGAAATAAAGGCAACAAAATAATGACTAATCCAATAACAACAAGAATGCCTAAAATCCTGTGCTTAGTTTGTCTTTCCATGTATCACCTCTAAAGTCAATAAGGGGTCAAATGGCCATCAACTTTCTATTCTATAATACTTTCCCCTCACCTGTAGAAAGAATTTTTTGCCTGGTCAATTTCGCCAGGATACGCCCTATGCCGGGGCGCATTTCCGAGCGATGCAAAATCATGTCAATAGCGCCGTGTTTCAGCAAAAATTCACTGCGCTGGAAACCTTCA contains these protein-coding regions:
- a CDS encoding UDP-2,3-diacylglucosamine diphosphatase, which encodes MRKTIFISDLHLDETHPEAAEKFIQMTRDLGSDTDAVYILGDLFEVWIGDDENTLFQQQIKQALKSLVHKGVPVYFMHGNRDFLVGGRFLDETGCRLLPDETRIKVYQTDALIMHGDTLCTKDIDYLKARKVMRNLFLQKIFLLLPLVIRKKIAAAMRAKSRQHTASASSEVMDVTPDAVTEIFRKHKVSCLVHGHTHRPDIHVLEFERARVFRIVLGAWHERGNMLVWDAAGNRQLVDF
- a CDS encoding HD-GYP domain-containing protein; amino-acid sequence: MRVPILTIMIANAINRSSKGTPGLTPFTKDQFDELVIAAWLHDCGKLIVPEHVMDKSTKLETVCDRLEVINERFEVIRRDIKIHYLEQLQRVKGNDHAKLEKKYVQDIADLDQAKEFIREVNRGGEFLPDDDKQRIRQIASKYSYHDGNKMKPLLTEDEVISLSVSRGTLNDEEREIIQSHVKHTKTMLESLTYPANLQNVPEIAGSHHERMDGKGYPSGKTRSDLTLQARVLMIADIFEALTCADRPYKKAKKLKEVLAIMEDMKNNGHIDPDIYDLFIREKIYLNYARQYLDPGQIDTGE
- a CDS encoding HD domain-containing protein; amino-acid sequence: MTQELLLQPPLTSFSARMQQQIQFILELDKLKHVMRRSMLLDQSRTENDAEHSWHLCMLAIVFAELAGPDVNIARVIRMLLIHDIVEIDAGDTFIYEESPHAANQNMRENLAAQRIFGLLPDDLRDELWNLWREFEEKNTPDAKFAASLDRIQPLFLNYFNQGGTWARYGVSSAQVKDKQRFIADASQPLWEMVETLIADAVERGMLKT
- a CDS encoding SPOR domain-containing protein, with translation MERQTKHRILGILVVIGLVIILLPLFQGGKELSTEAALVKTPPFPDQSIQVTAAAAAPEAAVPVQPAVAEQATAAPQPVENHVNQTPEDVITATHPSVINAAAPGSQTLPAPFQDDNSGKAVEAQNTASGTPIQAPEADPGSDSMKIQLSHSDIIKSEMMANKSKVTAEMATTNPDPVKTSNYRIIEGEKAAVLLKKNARLGKNSHSSKSQNLSAIKLPVNNVLKSAVKTPIDDDGLIKLKSAVWVIQIGSFKNKANALRVVNQLRANGYRAFIQQISTAMGESTRVFVGPENKRTTARDLADRLQSEMHIQGIVISYKPLTL
- the adk gene encoding adenylate kinase; this translates as MRLILLGCPGAGKGTQAKLIGERYHIPPISTGDILRNAIQQATELGKRVKTIVESGRLVPDDIVIDLVEDRIRQPDCKNGFLLDGFPRTVAQAEALQRLTPLDYVIDIDVPEEEVVKRLSGRRIHPGSGRIYHIHYNPPRTAGQDDITGEVLIQRPDDSEETVRKRLTVYQTQTHPLREYYAHPVERGGTRHPQYVKIDGTGSVDEIKNKIFTLLDKRKETIK
- a CDS encoding DUF2147 domain-containing protein, with protein sequence MKKALFYALISLSLFMFAAVCPAASFNSPLGYWKTIDDVTGKPKSILKIYQSGGALYGQIVKIYPRPGYDQNELCTACKGYRHNQRIVGMVIMEGLRQNPNSPAEWSGGTILDPLNGKIYNCYITLISNGQKLNVRGYIGISLFGRTQTWIRVPKPD
- a CDS encoding GAF domain-containing protein yields the protein MITKKDVPQCFQLLERLNKIGVALSTEKSHTKLLEMILSEAMHLTNADGGTLYLVYKKNRLSFAIFANESLRIKPQSMIDIGLPVTSIPLFIHGKPNLKNVASYCYHQNKTVFIQDAYQDKELVFSGMKKVDKKLGYQSRSFLNVPLRDHEGNTIGILQLINARDTATGTIISFRKEMGLAVESLASQAAITLTKQELIQSQKKYSIPCCR
- a CDS encoding secondary thiamine-phosphate synthase enzyme YjbQ, producing MHKQYKFELTTPGRGLINITDEVAKYVNHANVSTGLCHLFLHHTSASLTLCENHDPLVQSDLEAFMLRLAPDGDTLYEHIAEGPDDMPSHVRTVLTQSSLIIPVSDNKLALGTWQGIYLWEHRLRSHKRKITVTIQGD